One Aphidius gifuensis isolate YNYX2018 linkage group LG3, ASM1490517v1, whole genome shotgun sequence DNA window includes the following coding sequences:
- the LOC122850917 gene encoding uncharacterized protein LOC122850917, whose amino-acid sequence MLTDENGYFDLCIPLKMFFGFAEDYQKIIVNAKHEIILVRSRSDLNLIVRDVAIFQEEVKFDLKITNVEWLVPYVTLSNRNKMEMMKYIQKDPVISIGFRTWELYEYPLLPTTNHHIWTVKTSAQLEKPRYVILAFQTNRKNVWHADAARFDHCNITNVELYLNSQIFPYGNLNLDISKNQFSLLYDMYANFSESYYGAKRDLISKNSFIHQSPLIVIDCYKQNEFLKAGTVDVRLEFESKNNLPQGTAAYCLN is encoded by the coding sequence ATGTTAACAGATGAAAAtggttattttgatttatgcataccattgaaaatgttttttggtTTTGCTGAAGACtatcaaaaaatcattgttaACGCTAAGCATGAAATTATTCTGGTACGATCTCGCtctgatttaaatttaatcgtGAGAGATGTTGCAATATTTCAAGAAGaagttaaatttgatttaaaaattacgaaCGTTGAATGGTTAGTGCCATATGTAACACTAtcgaatagaaataaaatggaaatgatgaaatatatacaaaaagatccAGTTATTTCTATTGGATTTAGGACCTGGGAACTCTATGAATATCCACTGCTACCAACAACAAATCATCATATTTGGACTGTGAAGACATCAGCTCAACTGGAAAAACCTCGCTATGTTATTCTTGCTTTtcaaacaaatagaaaaaacgtCTGGCATGCAGATGCAGCAAGATTTGATCATTGTAATATAACAAATGTTGAATTATATCTTAACTCACAAATTTTCCcatatggaaatttaaatcttgacatttcgaaaaatcaattttcgtTATTGTATGATATGTATGCTAATTTTTCCGAGTCTTATTATGGAGCTAAAAGAGATTTGATATCGAAAAATTCTTTCATTCATCAATCACcattaattgtaattgattgttataaacaaaatgaatttttaaaagctgGTACTGTAGATGTACGTTTAGAATTTGAATCTAAAAACAATTTGCCACAAGGAACTGCagcttattgtttaaattga